In Bos indicus x Bos taurus breed Angus x Brahman F1 hybrid chromosome 1, Bos_hybrid_MaternalHap_v2.0, whole genome shotgun sequence, a single window of DNA contains:
- the CLDN11 gene encoding claudin-11, whose amino-acid sequence MMVATCLQVVGFVTSFVGWIGIIVTTSTNDWVVTCGYTIPTCRKLDELGSKGLWADCVMATGLYHCKPLVDILILPGYVQACRALMIAASVLGLPAILLLLTVLPCIRMGHEPGVAKYRRAQLAGVMLILVALCAMVATIWFPVCAHRETTIVSFGYSLYAGWIGAVLCLVGGCVIVCCAGDAQAFGENRFYYSSGSSSPTHAKSAHV is encoded by the exons ATGATGGTGGCCACATGCTTGCAGGTAGTGGGCTTCGTCACGAGCTTTGTGGGATGGATCGGCATCATCGTCACCACGTCTACCAATGACTGGGTGGTGACATGCGGCTACACCATCCCCACCTGCCGCAAGCTGGACGAGCTGGGCTCCAAGGGGCTGTGGGCCGACTGCGTTATGGCCACGGGGCTTTACCACTGCAAGCCCCTGGTGGACATCCTCATCCTGCCGG GCTACGTGCAGGCCTGCCGAGCCCTGATGATCGCTGCCTCCGTCCTGGGTCTGCCGGCTATTCTCCTGCTGCTCACAGTTCTCCCGTGCATCCGAATGGGCCACGAGCCTGGCGTGGCCAAGTACAGGCGGGCCCAGCTGGCTGGTGTCATGCTCATTCTTGTGG CTCTCTGTGCCATGGTCGCCACCATCTGGTTCCCTGTGTGCGCCCACCGTGAGACCACCATCGTGAGCTTTGGCTACTCCCTGTACGCGGGCTGGATTGGTGCCGTGCTGTGCCTCGTGGGGGGCTGTGTCATCGTCTGCTGCGCTGGAGATGCCCAGGCGTTCGGGGAAAATCGTTTCTACTACTCTTCAGGCTCCAGTTCCCCTACTCATGCCAAGAGTGCCCATGTATAA